One Methylosinus sp. C49 DNA segment encodes these proteins:
- the cysE gene encoding serine O-acetyltransferase: MTDSAHARLVALSGVDPLFARLSAEAEAAAGREPNMAAFLYAAVLAQDSLEAVIAHRIAQRLAAPELPATVIERLCHEQMARDSALGATLRADLMAVFDRDPACTRLLEAALYFKGFHAIQTYRLAHGLWRSGRSDLALWLQSLASARFQTDIHPQARIGAGFFLDHATGVVIGATSVIEHDVSMLHGVTLGGSGTAGGARHPKVRHGVLIGAGAKLLGDIEIGERARVAAGSVVLESVPAHKTVAGVPARVIGDVGAAEPALTMDQIIDESHDPGL; the protein is encoded by the coding sequence ATGACCGACAGCGCCCACGCCCGGCTCGTCGCCCTTTCCGGCGTCGATCCGCTTTTCGCCCGCCTCTCGGCGGAGGCCGAGGCCGCCGCGGGCCGCGAGCCCAATATGGCGGCCTTTCTCTATGCGGCGGTTCTGGCGCAGGACAGCCTAGAGGCGGTGATCGCGCATCGAATCGCGCAGCGCCTCGCGGCGCCGGAGCTGCCGGCGACGGTCATAGAGCGGCTCTGCCACGAGCAGATGGCGCGTGATTCGGCGCTGGGCGCGACGTTGCGGGCCGATCTGATGGCCGTTTTCGACCGTGATCCCGCCTGCACGCGGCTGCTCGAGGCGGCGCTCTATTTCAAGGGCTTCCACGCCATCCAGACCTATCGGCTGGCGCATGGGCTGTGGCGCTCCGGCCGCAGCGATCTCGCGCTCTGGCTCCAGAGCCTCGCCTCGGCGCGTTTCCAGACCGACATCCATCCGCAGGCGCGAATCGGCGCCGGCTTCTTTCTCGATCACGCAACCGGCGTGGTGATCGGCGCCACCAGCGTCATAGAGCATGACGTCTCCATGCTGCATGGGGTGACGCTGGGCGGCTCCGGCACGGCCGGCGGCGCGCGTCATCCCAAGGTGCGCCATGGCGTGCTGATCGGGGCGGGGGCCAAGCTGCTCGGCGACATAGAGATCGGCGAGCGCGCCCGCGTGGCGGCGGGCTCGGTGGTGCTGGAGTCGGTGCCGGCGCATAAGACGGTCGCCGGCGTGCCGGCGCGGGTCATCGGCGATGTGGGCGCTGCCGAGCCGGCGCTGACGATGGATCAGATCATCGACGAGTCGCACGATCCGGGGTTGTAG